DNA sequence from the Arthrobacter crystallopoietes genome:
GGAGTCCTTTGGCAACCCCAGAAAGTTCTCGCGCATCGCCCGGAGGCTCTCCCGGAGCAAGCCGGTCATCGTGGCGAAATCGGACCTCATGGGCCTTCAGCTGCCGCCCGGACACCATGTGCGGACCACGCAGGCTCCACAGGGCGCTTTGGACGCGATGCTGCGCCAGTCCGGAGTCATCCGGGTCGGCACCAATGAAGAACTGATGGACATTGCCCAGATCCTCGTGAGTCAAGCGCTGCCGCAGGGGCCCGGGCTGGCGGTTTTCAGCAACTCGCTGGCACTGGGCAAGGTAGTGGCGGACGCGGCCGCTACCCACGAAATGAAGGTCTCCCGCCTGGAAACGGGCCTGGACCTCAATACCGGCCAGTCCGTTGCCCTGGATCTGCTGCGCACGAAGCTGATGGAGGCACTGCGCTCACCCGACGTGCATTCCGCCGTCGTTACTCTCCTGCCTGCCGTTGGACTGGGTACCGATGATGTAGCAAGGGTTCTGCAGGAATGCTCGGCGGAAGCAGGCAAGCCGGTGGTCGCGGCCTTTACCGGGATTCTTGATCCGGCGGTGAGGGTTGAAGGCCTGCTTGCTGCCGATACCGCGGGGCAAGCCGGGGCGCGTCAGCCTGCCGTCCCCAGCTACTCAAGTCCCGGTGCCGCAATCGCTGCGCTGTCGGCGGTCGTCCGCTACACCGAGTGGCTGGCCAGGGACCAAGGCGAAGTTGTCGAGCCGACTGGGCTTCGCCGTGACGAGGCTGCCGGGCTGATTGACAGCCTCATCGAAGGCGTCTCCGGGGCGCGGCTTGTCACCATGACGGCGCAGCAAGCCGGCGAGTTGCTCGCGTGCTACGGGATCTCGGTGTTGCCGTCGGCGGGGTTCACCACGGCGGACGAAGCGGTAGCTGCTGCCAACTCTTTGGGCTGGCCGGTGGCGCTGAAAGCCACTGATGAGCGGCTGCGCCAGCGGCTGGATCTGGGTGGCGTGCGGCTCAATATCGTGAATGCCGAATCACTCCGGCACAACATCGAGCACATGCGCCAGACCCTGAAGCCCTTTGGCGACATCGGCCTGGAGATCCAGGCCATGGCGCCGTCCGGCCAGTCCTGCACGGTGCGGGCGATCGAAGATCCGCTGCTGGGGCCGGTGGTGTCCTTCGGGCTGGCAGGCGACGCAGTGAACCTGCTGGGGGACTGGTCCCACCGGATCCCGCCTCTGACCTCGGTGGACGTGGCCGACCTGGTACGCGGTCCACGGGCGGCAACAAAGCTGTTCGGATATCAGGGCCTGCCGGCGGTGGACGTCGCCTCGCTCGAAGACCTGATCAACCGCGTGGCCCTGATGAAGGACGACCATCCAGAAATCGCCCTGCTCGAATTCAACCCCGTGCTGGTGTCGCCGCAGGGTCTGACGGTGCTCAGCGCGGACCTGCGGTTGGCCAACCACGCCCAGCGGACGGACAGCGCGCGCCGCGCGATGCGGGACTGAGACGGCGCGCAGTTCGCTTTAGCTGACCGGCTGCGCAAAAATGGTCCCATGAGCCATTTTTCAACCACCGAACGACGCAGCCTCGACGAGGACCTGAACAGGGCAGGTTTCTACCCCGTTATGGTGGCCGATGTGGTTCATGACGCTCTCGACGAGCGCGAGCCGCTGTCCCACGTGGTGCACCTGGAGACCCATTTTGACCGCAACGAGGTGCACCGCCACATCACCGTCCTGGTCCTGACCGAGGACATGCTGGTGATCACCCATGTCGACGACCAGCAGCTCGACGACGCCGGGCACCAAATGGTTGCGCAGATCTCCACGGAATCGGTTCCGGTCAGCCAGATCCGTTCCGTTGTGCTCAGCTACATCTACGCCCAGCCTCAGGACTACAAGCCATCGGATCAGGCCCGGGAGCTCACGCTGGCTATCGCCTGGTCCGGCGGGCAGCGCCTGGATATGGGCCCGGCAGGATGCGCCGATCCGCAGTGCGACGCGGACCACGGCTACACCGGCAATATTGTGCAGGAAGACATCGTCCTGCGGGTCAGCGCCGAAGCGGACGGGGCGCAGGCCGTCCAGAATGCCAAGAGCTTTGCCCGCGCGCTGCGGAAAGTCAATACCTCCACCCCGGTCCCGGTCCGGGCCACGGAAACCGTGCAGCCGCGCCAACGCCTGGGGACCAGGCTAGCCCGCGGACACCACCAGCGCTAGGATGCCGTTGCATCACGAACCGCTGCCCCCGGCACCCGGCTTCGGCCGGGACACCATCGCCGATGTCTTCAGCAGTGCGGCAGCAGCCCTTGACGTACCGGGTTTTGAGAATGTCCTGGGTCTGCCCGGCGCCAGGCGCATTTGTGTAGTCATGGTGGACGGACTGGGCAAGGCCCTGCTCAAACAGCGCGGCGGGCACGCCCCGTTCCTGCGGAAATGCCTCGAAAACTCGCGCACCCTGCGCAGCGCCTTCCCATCAACGACGGCGTCGTCGCTCGCCAGCTTAGGGACGGGGCTTGAGCCCGGTCTGCATGGCATGGTCGGCTACGATGTGCTGGATCCGGCGCAGGACAAGGTGGTCAACCAGCTGGGCGGCTGGGACGCGGAAGTGGATCCGCGCAAGTGGCAGCCGCATGCCACCGTCTTCGAACGCGCTGCCGAACACGTCTCCGTAGCGACGGTCAGCCTGCCCAAGTTCGCCGACTCCGGCATGACCCAGGCGGCGCTGCGCGGCGGATCCTTCATCCCGGCGACCACGGGCCATGCACGGACCCAGGCCACGGTCGAGGCCCTGGCCGCGCAGGACCGTGCACTCGTCTATCTGTACTTCAACGAGCTGGACAAGGCCGGGCACCGCCATGGGAGTGCGTCGGTGGAATGGGGCAACGCTCTGGAGGAGCTGGATTCTGACATGCGCCGGCTGGCCGGCCAGCTGCCTGCCGACACGCTGCTGCTGCTGACTGCGGACCACGGCATGCTCGATGTCTCTCGCGAACACCGGTACGACTATTCCCTGCAGCCGGAACTGGTCGAGGGGGTCCGCCACACAGGCGGTGAACCGCGTCTGGTGCATTTGTATCTAGAGCCCGACGCCGGTGAGCGGCAACGCGACAAGCTCACCACCGCATGGCGTGAGTCGTTTGGCAAGCAGGCCTGGATTCTTGATCGGGACGAAGCTGTGGCTCACGGTCTTTTCGGCCGTGTGGATGCTTCCGTTCTGCCTCGGATCGGGGATCTGATGATCGCTGCGCGGGAGCCGATCGCGCTGTACGATACGCGCAGGGTGGCGGAGCGTGCCATGGACGTAGTGGGCCAGCACGGGTCATTGACCCGGGCCGAACGCGAAGTGCCGTTGCTTACGCTGAGCTCGACGGTCCGTTCATCCGGCAAGAAGAACACCACCAAGGGAAAGTAACAGCAGACGTCCTGATCGACTCAGGCCGCCTGCTGCTCCGGGACTGCCGGAGGCGTCCGCCCGGCTTATTCGTGCTTGGTGCCGAAAACGATCTCGTCCCAGCTCGGGACGCTGGAGCGCTTCGGTTTCATCGACCGCTTGCGCTGCTGCTCTTCGGCCGCGGCCGCATCTGCCGACGCCACCGCTTCCGCAGAATCTGTCGGCTCCGAACTTTGGTCCTGATCAGCAGAGGCGGATACGGAGTCGGCGTCCGGTGCCGCTTCAGCATTCTCCTCCGGCAAGGGGGCACCGGAGACCGTTATTTCCCTGGTCTCCATGCTGACGCCCGGATGAAGATCGAGCGAAGAGTCGGCCATGTGGTCAGATGAGGCGAGACTCAGCGTGAACGGGCTGCTCGGCCGCCCGCCGCTGCCGTCTGCATCCGTATCATCACCGGCCAGGATTCCGTCACGCGGATGGGCAGCGGGGATACCGCCCTGGGTCAGCAGGAGTGCCAGGGCGTCGTCGGCTTCTTCGTCAACGCCGAGCCGCTGGCCCCGGCGGGACCGAAGTACTTCCAGCAGGTTGTCCGAGTCTGTGGTGTCTTCGTCCCCGGGGGTGGAGTCAGTTTCGGGATCAGCTGCGGTGTCGGCCTCGAAGTCGAAGACCCGGTCAGCCACGGCCGTGAGGCGGCGCGCCGGAACGGGGCCGTCCAAGGGCTCAAGTTCGCTGAGTTGCTGCGCCCAGCGGTTGCTGTTCTGCACAGTTTTGCTGGTGGGGCTGTAAAGCCACTTGGCGGGAGGTTCCTCACCGATTGAACCGCTGGCAACGGCGGGCGGCTGGAAACGGGCAACGATCTCCCATGCGCCGTCCTGGCGCCGCCAGGAGTCCCACTCCAGTGAAGCCGCGTCGATGCCGAACGCATTCACCCGGTGGGCGACCATCTCCCCAAGGGTGGCGGGAGCGTCTCCGAATGCAGAGCGGTAGCTGTCGTGTGACGGCAGTGCCGAAGCGACCTCGACGCGCTGCGCCTGCTGGACCATGTAGTCCCGTTCGGCACGGACAGGGCCCTCATACCGCAGGATCCGTGCCATGTCGAGACCCGATTCAGCGGCGACCTGCTCCGCGGAGGCTCCGGCACGGATCCGTGCCTGAATCTCGCGGGGGGACATCGCGGCGCCCCCGTTCTCCGAATCAGCAGCGGGAACCCGCACTGACGGGCGCGCTGCTGCGGAACGGAGTGCT
Encoded proteins:
- a CDS encoding GNAT family N-acetyltransferase, encoding MVEEAQTPDYPEYWEADVVLRDGGTAHLRPIVPEDAEALQAFHVGQSESSIYLRFFTYKSKLSSRELARFTNVDYSNRVAFVITIASEIIGIGRYDRLDDPAEAEVAFNIADTHQGRGLGSILLEHLAAAARENGIRKFSAEVLPENRKMITVFNDAGYEVRRRFDDGVVMLEFDIDPTERSRAVMESREHRAEARSVAALLAPSSIAVIGASREWGSVGYSLLEHIVEGGFHGTVYAINPQAFELGGMVSYATIAEVPHEVQLAIIAVPYEQVLKVVQECADAGVKGLIVATGGFADDRVEGLSRQRELVRNARANGMRVIGPASLGIINTDPKVSLNASMAPKLPKLGPLGLFSQSAAIGVMLYAAAARRGLGLSSTLSAGNRADVSGNDVMQYWEDDPATSAVGLYLESFGNPRKFSRIARRLSRSKPVIVAKSDLMGLQLPPGHHVRTTQAPQGALDAMLRQSGVIRVGTNEELMDIAQILVSQALPQGPGLAVFSNSLALGKVVADAAATHEMKVSRLETGLDLNTGQSVALDLLRTKLMEALRSPDVHSAVVTLLPAVGLGTDDVARVLQECSAEAGKPVVAAFTGILDPAVRVEGLLAADTAGQAGARQPAVPSYSSPGAAIAALSAVVRYTEWLARDQGEVVEPTGLRRDEAAGLIDSLIEGVSGARLVTMTAQQAGELLACYGISVLPSAGFTTADEAVAAANSLGWPVALKATDERLRQRLDLGGVRLNIVNAESLRHNIEHMRQTLKPFGDIGLEIQAMAPSGQSCTVRAIEDPLLGPVVSFGLAGDAVNLLGDWSHRIPPLTSVDVADLVRGPRAATKLFGYQGLPAVDVASLEDLINRVALMKDDHPEIALLEFNPVLVSPQGLTVLSADLRLANHAQRTDSARRAMRD
- a CDS encoding DUF5998 family protein codes for the protein MSHFSTTERRSLDEDLNRAGFYPVMVADVVHDALDEREPLSHVVHLETHFDRNEVHRHITVLVLTEDMLVITHVDDQQLDDAGHQMVAQISTESVPVSQIRSVVLSYIYAQPQDYKPSDQARELTLAIAWSGGQRLDMGPAGCADPQCDADHGYTGNIVQEDIVLRVSAEADGAQAVQNAKSFARALRKVNTSTPVPVRATETVQPRQRLGTRLARGHHQR
- a CDS encoding alkaline phosphatase family protein: MPLHHEPLPPAPGFGRDTIADVFSSAAAALDVPGFENVLGLPGARRICVVMVDGLGKALLKQRGGHAPFLRKCLENSRTLRSAFPSTTASSLASLGTGLEPGLHGMVGYDVLDPAQDKVVNQLGGWDAEVDPRKWQPHATVFERAAEHVSVATVSLPKFADSGMTQAALRGGSFIPATTGHARTQATVEALAAQDRALVYLYFNELDKAGHRHGSASVEWGNALEELDSDMRRLAGQLPADTLLLLTADHGMLDVSREHRYDYSLQPELVEGVRHTGGEPRLVHLYLEPDAGERQRDKLTTAWRESFGKQAWILDRDEAVAHGLFGRVDASVLPRIGDLMIAAREPIALYDTRRVAERAMDVVGQHGSLTRAEREVPLLTLSSTVRSSGKKNTTKGK
- the sepH gene encoding septation protein SepH; translated protein: MQDLRLVGVHEDGEHLLLSGDGGESYRLAIDEALRSAAARPSVRVPAADSENGGAAMSPREIQARIRAGASAEQVAAESGLDMARILRYEGPVRAERDYMVQQAQRVEVASALPSHDSYRSAFGDAPATLGEMVAHRVNAFGIDAASLEWDSWRRQDGAWEIVARFQPPAVASGSIGEEPPAKWLYSPTSKTVQNSNRWAQQLSELEPLDGPVPARRLTAVADRVFDFEADTAADPETDSTPGDEDTTDSDNLLEVLRSRRGQRLGVDEEADDALALLLTQGGIPAAHPRDGILAGDDTDADGSGGRPSSPFTLSLASSDHMADSSLDLHPGVSMETREITVSGAPLPEENAEAAPDADSVSASADQDQSSEPTDSAEAVASADAAAAEEQQRKRSMKPKRSSVPSWDEIVFGTKHE